The genomic segment CGGTGCCGAGGTTGAGCGTGCGTGTGGCGAGTCGTCCGGTGCTGCGATCGTACATCACCACCTGCGTGGTGCCCATCATCTGGTTGTAGCCGGCTGGACCTGTGCGCGCGCTGGCATACACATAGCGGCCATCGGGTGCGACCGACGCACCCATGAAGTTGGCCGGCGCGGTGCCGCCGCCACCGCCGCCTGCGGCTGGCGTTTGTCCGGTAAGCTTGAGTCCACTCCCACCCTGGCGATGATACAGCCACAAATCGTTGCTGCGCGAGACCACGACGTATTCGCCGTCGGGTGTCCAATCGGGTGACACGAATGACTGATTCGCACCGCGCGTGAGCGGGCGGAGATTCTTTCCGTCGGGGTCGATGAGATACAAGTTTTCGCTGCCCGACCGGTCACTCACGAACACAATGGACTTGCCGTCGGGTGAGAAGCGCGGTTGTCCGTCAAACGGCGTGCCACTGGTGATGCGTGTGGCGCCGCCGCCGGTGGCCGGCAGGGTGTAAATGTCGCCCAACAGGTCGAACACGATCAGGCGTCCGTCGGGCGAGAGGTCCAATGACAGCCAGGTGCCCTCGTCGGTGCTGAATTTGAGCGGGCGTGTCGGGATCAGCGGCAGTTCGCCATTGGGTGCTGTGCGACGCGAGGAGTCGGCGGCGGCCTGCGCGTTGGCGATCGTCGCGCTGATGCTCATCGCACCCGTCGCGAGCAGAGAGACGAACAGGGCGCGCTGGACAGTCGTTGCAGAGATCATGATCGCGTCGGGTAGTGGTAGGGCAGGCCGAGCCTGCCAACAAGTCACCATCCAAACTGCACGGCGGCTCCCAATTCAGCGAGGAGGGCGGCCCTCCTTGCACCATCGAAATCTCCGTGGTATGGTAAGAGTATGGCACGCACCGTCAAAATGACGTTTACGCTCGACGAAGACACCTCGGCGCGGATTGATCGCACGGCGCTGCGCCTTGGTATTCCCAAGAGCGCCGTGGTACGGGAGGCCGTGGCAGAGTATGCCGCGCGCGCTGGACGCACCAGCGAAGAAGAGCGGCTTCGTCTGCTGAGCGTGTTTGATGATTTGCTGACGAGAATACCGCTCCTCCCAGTGGACGCGGCGGATACCGAGCTCGCGGCGTTGAGACGCGCCCGGCAATCGGGTGGCCGACGTACTTCAGCGGCACGGACGAAGTGATTCTGCTCGACACCTCGGTATTGATCGATGCGTTGACCGGCGGTCGACGATTGGCGCCCGCATTGCGCCAGGCAATCGAGAGTGGTGAGCAGATCGCGATACCGACGTTGGTGCTCTATGAGTGGCAACGAGGACCTCGCCGCGACGAGGAACTGGCGGTGCAGGAGGCACTGTGGCCTGGCGAGAACGCGATTGCGTTTGGTGCCGACGAGGCGGCTATCGCAGCGGATTTGTATCGTGCCCTGCGCCATCCGCGTGGGCGAGAGATCGATCTCGCGATCGCGGCGTGTGCGATCTGCCGCGGTGCCGAACTCTGGACCATGAACGTGAAGGACTTTCGCGACGTACCCGGTCTGATGTTGTACAGACCGGGGCCGCGTGACTCGTAAGGCCCTCTCCTACCGAGGATGCACTACGCGACTTCGGAAAACAGCACCACCTGGTTCGTGCCGAACTGCTTGGCGCACTTCGGGCACGTGGCGTAGTAGAACAGATGCCGCTTGGTGTGGTACCCCTTGGCACTGACGTAAGCGTCCATCTCCTTCAACCACTTCCCGACGTCGCGGTAGGGTCCCTCAAAGACCTTGGTGAGGTAGTGCCCGCTCAGTGGCACCATGTCGGCGTCCGGCACCGGATGATTCACGGCCACATACATGTCCGATC from the Gemmatimonadaceae bacterium genome contains:
- a CDS encoding ribbon-helix-helix protein, CopG family, with amino-acid sequence MARTVKMTFTLDEDTSARIDRTALRLGIPKSAVVREAVAEYAARAGRTSEEERLRLLSVFDDLLTRIPLLPVDAADTELAALRRARQSGGRRTSAARTK
- a CDS encoding type II toxin-antitoxin system VapC family toxin, with translation MILLDTSVLIDALTGGRRLAPALRQAIESGEQIAIPTLVLYEWQRGPRRDEELAVQEALWPGENAIAFGADEAAIAADLYRALRHPRGREIDLAIAACAICRGAELWTMNVKDFRDVPGLMLYRPGPRDS